One genomic window of Arachis hypogaea cultivar Tifrunner chromosome 8, arahy.Tifrunner.gnm2.J5K5, whole genome shotgun sequence includes the following:
- the LOC112708227 gene encoding uncharacterized protein isoform X1 has protein sequence MPSSPLKQRREICEEGRTATRPAAAPSPHSWRRCRFCLNRLQICRCRSFWPHHCHRRMSLPPLKPTAATVTGVLIAVGARRSHCSFVPPLILDFTAAVVVAAVRNCG, from the exons ATGCCGTCGTCACCATTGAAGCAGAGGAGAGAGATCTGCGAGGAAGGGAGGACCGCGACCCGTCCGGCCGCCGCACCCAGTCCCCATTCGTGGCGTCGGTGTCGTTTTTGTTTGAACCGCCTTCAGATCTGCCGCTGCCGAAGCTTCTGGCCCCACCACTGCCACCGGAGAATGTCGCTGCCGCCACTGAAACCCACTGCCG CCACTGTCACTGGAGTTCTGATCGCTGTTGGAGCTCGTCGGAGCCATTGCAGTTTCGTTCCCCCACTTATTCTCGATTTCA CTGCGGCTGTTGTTGTGGCAGCAGTAAGGAACTGTGGTTGA
- the LOC112708227 gene encoding uncharacterized protein isoform X2 — translation MPSSPLKQRREICEEGRTATRPAAAPSPHSWRRCRFCLNRLQICRCRSFWPHHCHRRMSLPPLKPTAATVTGVLIAVGARRSHCSFVPPLILDFTVRNCG, via the exons ATGCCGTCGTCACCATTGAAGCAGAGGAGAGAGATCTGCGAGGAAGGGAGGACCGCGACCCGTCCGGCCGCCGCACCCAGTCCCCATTCGTGGCGTCGGTGTCGTTTTTGTTTGAACCGCCTTCAGATCTGCCGCTGCCGAAGCTTCTGGCCCCACCACTGCCACCGGAGAATGTCGCTGCCGCCACTGAAACCCACTGCCG CCACTGTCACTGGAGTTCTGATCGCTGTTGGAGCTCGTCGGAGCCATTGCAGTTTCGTTCCCCCACTTATTCTCGATTTCA CAGTAAGGAACTGTGGTTGA